The window agtggcttacatcgAGTCACAAAATGTCAAAAGGTTTGGAAAATTCAACTTTTCTACTTATAAGGATATTACAagtgtactattattattctctaACTTGGATGTTTGAGGACCGTTTAATCGCTACCATTTGATCGTAGTGGGTCCCCTTTGgtatattaataaattatgtaCTCATTCCTGCGGAAGTACTTACTTCTCGTTGTAATTTGACACTTATTTTGGCACTTGGATTAACCAGGATAATACACACACACTAAACATGGTGGAGTATTTGTTCCATTATTGTCGATTTAGCCTCCCCTTGCTTTTCGGTAGAGCACCTCCGACACTTCAATGTTTAATAGGACCAGGGAGTTTCAGATACTTTCCGTCTACTTTGCTAAGCTTTTTTGTGACTGCTATGCTTCTACGATTATTTTTCGTAACAACACCACACTGCTCCATTTCAGTGTGCGCAAGTGACATTTATGACCTGTGAAGTCGTAAGTGAATGTGCCAATCTGTGCGCATCGTGTCCCCCTCGGAGTTATGGTTTCTTTGGTCAAATTTCCGACAGTTGTTGATGGGGCTGAGTACGGGAGCCTCCAGGGTACGTGGATTTTTATGTTTGATGAATTTTGTCGTTAGATTTTTTCTCATACTACGAGAATACGCACTTGGATAGTGGGCGTTGAGACAcagtatgaaccaattgaacCGCTTGGATATTATGGTGTCACTACGTAAGTGAATCCAGTCACAATAGTAGCCGCCTTTCGATTCGGAGACGCTCGTTTCATTTAGTAGATGGTACACTATGCAGCCATCAAttttgtgtcttacttcttggACGAACAATGTTTCTGAGTATTTAGTCATGGGGCCCTCTCCCTTGCTATTCTTCCACTGCTTACATATGTCATTGGAGATAAAATCTTTGTCTGGGCGGGATCCTTTCTGCCTATTGAGGTATTAACGTTTGGTGTTTGATTGGTGTGATCAATACTGTGTACATAACCATGGGGTATTTTCGCAATAGTTTGGGGGATTTAAACTTGCTCATTGGGGGTTATTTATGGATCGTTGACTTGTTATCAACTCTTGCAGTAAGGTCCCGATCAGTAGTCTTTATTGTCGCACTGCAGGTACCCGGAGGTATACTAAGACCGCGCGTCCCATCAAGCCGATTCACGCAGTTGCAGCAGTTGTTCCATAGATCCACTGTTTGCAAGTGACTGAACAGTTGAATGTTACAGTTGCGTCAGATATAGAGATGGCAGTTGGCTGAAATAATAAGTCTTATCACGTGGAGGTCCAGCCTTATTTTGACAGCATTCAGAGAGCATTCCACTGTGGTTGATCTTTCAGCAATTTCAGCATTTTCAGAGTAGTTGGATACTTCGAATGTGTTGTTAAAATCTGATGGCTTTTGCTTGCTATTGATTAACATAAGAGTTCGCCACAGACCAACCTCAAATTGTTGCAACGATATGACAGTGAGAGCTATCAAAAGAAAGCTGGCCGTGACATACTTACTCTAATAGACTGTCAAtcacggaagcccgttaagcaaaagcttcttctattctaTCTACAACCATCTGAACCATTTGAATCAATCTACTTTGTCTGCTTCGAAAAGACTGAAGTACACAGTTGGCGGGGTGAATAACCTTGGAACCGGCTTTGAGTTAGAGCGCATTTCAATGTTGACGTTCGAACCAATCAGTCGAATAGCTGTTGTAAGTATACTCTGTATATTTTAATATGATTGCTtgtcagaaaataaataaattgtcatTTTTTGACTCATGAGGTAGTCATGAGTTTATTGTTCTAATGAGTCCACGTAACTTTACTTCATCTCAGAAAAATTTTCCAAAATACCCATCCATCAACGAATATTCCTTCGGTCGGTTTTATATAATGAAAACACTTATTAGGAGACCATATAAGTCCAAAAGATTCATAAAAGAGCTGATTTCTATACCTCTAGGAATAGGTTATGACCTTCGTTATTGATAAAGTCTGAATTATGTAGCACTTGTCCTCAGTGGGCGAACATGTCTTTTTCAATATGATTAcatggcgagactataacttTTGGACGAACCAACCAAATGCTGTCTACCTACTTGAATCAGCAGTCATTTTTTGGAAAAGTAAAAACATTATCCAATCAGTCCGAAAACTAACTATGGTTGCGTCTTCTCAGTTGTTAAAATACAACGATGAGTAAGTCCTTTCTCCAGGAATGATCACTTCATTAATTTGCCGAAGGAGACTAGCTTTACGTCTCGAAGGGCAACGATTAAACGGTCTTCAAACATCCGACTCAGATATGAGAAACCGTAGATGGTTAGTAAtgtcctaagaaaaccatcgaTGAACGGTCAATAACTGTCCAGCACAGTGATTTTTAGGGTTAGCAATCTAATATGTAGAAGTTCGGACAACCAAATTTACACAACACAACGGTGACTGTCGTTGTTGCGATTACCAGGCGTACATGCTACTATGGTAAATGGTATGTCTTGGTTTCTCCCGTCCGTCAAGCCCAAAAAGTAATCAGGCCTCTCCACATAACGTCTATTAACTCCAGGAATCGAGGGGATCTGACCAAAACCGTTCAGATCTGATACTTCATCAGTATTGACGTACACTATCAGGTAATGTGTCATGAAAACTAGTCTAAATCGTTAAGCCATAGTCTAACCAACTAAACAAAATGAACCCTAGTGTCGGTTGACCTCGATCAACAACCCATTATCCAGGACATCGAGAGCACAACAGCACAAGCTGAACTTGCAGATGAAATAATGTACCAACCTGCCCTAGACTAAGATCTGTTGGGAATGCAGCGAGTGCTGTGCATCTATCATCTTGACTCATCTCAACAGTCAATGGCTTAATGGACTGATACCGCGTTTTGTTTAAACTTGAAATTGAATGACTGGCCATCACTTTCTTTTTTTCAGCTAATTGTCGTCTGTCGGTTTAGGAAGTGGTCCGACTTATGCAGTGTTCGTACCTCGTTAATCGATTCCTCAGTTTACCTAGTACCCTGTTTCTGACAGCAGGATTATTAACTTAGTCTTTCTTCGAGATGCGAGCAGCACTTCAAAGACAGCCATGATAAAAGCATGCAGCCTACAGATGTCTTATACTTTCATAGACAGTTTCAGTCATAGCGGACTGGTGCATAGTATACTCGCTTCTTGACTGAAAACCTATATCTCACTAGTATTAAAATCTAACTATCTAATATTGAAGTAGATGGGATGTTATTATAGCCTAAAACCTTTTGATTTAAAACTGAGTACTTCAGTCTCCCGCTTAAGTTGGTTTGTACGAATTCATCGACTGGTTTCGTTTGCACTCATTCTTTTTAGTTTCACTGCAAACAATGTCTTATATCACGTCGGATTACCTTTCAGCATATATAACGCATACTCTTATCGTCTTGTTCAGTGCATATTTTCATTGAACGTTTGATGTTATTTATCCATTTACCACCATAGTTATATATGTAGGAGAATGTATCATATCTCTTCGTATTAACTTAGCAAGTTTGTTAAATAGCTGCTTGTTCACTGTGACCTTATGTAAATttcaatgtaaaataattattcagtCTTACAGGTATTGTGCTGCTAAACATTGACAAATTATTTAAGATTACTAACCGATTCAaatcattataagcagagatgagtAAAGGTcagcagtgtaatccaggaatcacgtttcgtcccatttaaGACTCGTCGTCTAGATGTACCTGAATTCCAGCATGAGATTCAACTATGGgatccaggtacatccagctgatgaaacctaaataggacgaaactcaagtactggattacactgctagccaccattcatctctgcttataatgcttgcgaCTCAGAGCAATTTCGAGGCAattcacatatgtcaataacagactgatcgattgcagccctcaactttatttaaaaaaatgcaaACTGCCAATACAAATGATTCAAGTTATGTTAGATCTTTCTGTAATTTTTTTTATCGATATATCAAAATTTTAGCATTACTTTCACTTGATCCTCCTTTCTGTTTTTCAGGTCAAATGTTTGGGACCACGTTTAGTTTTATTCTTTAAAACATTTGCTTTATTCTATGTTCTTTATCCGAAATATGAGTCGACTGTGGGTTATTGTGTTTTCAAATGTGCACCTATTTTATCACTTGTTGCATTTGTTTATATGTATGGGGTTAAGATACCAAACAATCAAGCCTATTCTTTAAAAATTTTTCTTGGTCTTCTATTCTCTTGTTTAGGCGATGCATTTTTGGTATGGCCTAGTCTTCTTATTCCTGGCACGGCTATGTTTGCCATTACACATATATTATACATTTACGCATTTGGTTTTCAACGTTTAAAACTATCTATATTGTTCATTTTACTGCCAATACTTCTCTGTGTATGTGTTTCTGTAAAAGAAGGACTAGACGGTATCAATACACTTGTTATTCCAGCTTATGGATTAATATTAGTAATTATGGTATGGCGTGCATTAGCCCAATTAACTAAACATGAATATTCTATACCATGGACATGTATAGCTTCTGCCGTTGGTGGATTACTATTTGGTGTATCTGATACTATATTGGGAATTTGTTTATTCTCTAGTGATATATCGCCatttaaatgtaatttaattttACCAACGTATTATGCTGGTCAGTTGTTGATTTCTGTATCTGTTGTTGATAGCCATTTAACATCAATAAAAACGAGTCCATATCATGAAGATAAAAAGCAGTAGTAGTTGCGTtcctttattaaataaaaagccTTTTCTTCCATCACCTGTTTATTTTCTCTGCTTTTTGACATATATTTGTCTTCATTACTTCTTTGTACTTTTTAGCTTGCTTATTATTTCACGATGTGTTCATATTGTTGTTCATAGttgatgataaataaataaacgctTATTTTTGCATCTGTTATCTTGTTTTATTACATACCTGTCTATGTATGGCATTGTTTCTTGTTAACTAAATCATACTTCAATCAGATGTGGTAGGTAGTATAAAGGGagtaaattttcaaaataatcatacaataaaaTACTACACGGTATcaaatttaatttgaagttttcTTTAATTGGGGAGATTTTGTCATAGTATATTTTCAGGTTTCGGTCAGCAATAGAGTCAAGGATGCATGTTtggtcctatttaggacttgaCAACTAGACGTTCATGCATCATATCAGAGCTATAACCTAGTATTTATCGCTGCGATGCGGATTCATACATTTGATAACTCCTTAGTAATATGAAATACGCCTCTTGAATTTTGGTGCCCATCATAATTCAAGAATTTACCAAAAATATCCATTTCTAAGCAATATCGATGCATCTATTGAGGATGTTTATGTGTCCACAGAGGCTGTGTTGAATATCAACAACCGGAAAATACAAACTCTTTCAGATAGC of the Schistosoma haematobium chromosome 4, whole genome shotgun sequence genome contains:
- the TMEM86A_2 gene encoding Lysoplasmalogenase-like protein tmem86a (EggNog:ENOG410VBYT~COG:S) — translated: MLTFEPISRIAVVKCLGPRLVLFFKTFALFYVLYPKYESTVGYCVFKCAPILSLVAFVYMYGVKIPNNQAYSLKIFLGLLFSCLGDAFLVWPSLLIPGTAMFAITHILYIYAFGFQRLKLSILFILLPILLCVCVSVKEGLDGINTLVIPAYGLILVIMVWRALAQLTKHEYSIPWTCIASAVGGLLFGVSDTILGICLFSSDISPFKCNLILPTYYAGQLLISVSVVDSHLTSIKTSPYHEDKKQ